From Homalodisca vitripennis isolate AUS2020 chromosome 1, UT_GWSS_2.1, whole genome shotgun sequence, the proteins below share one genomic window:
- the LOC124362501 gene encoding probable DNA primase large subunit isoform X2 encodes MKNNVPFEMCVSLVAKRELELEKGKIIVPCGKWKQFLRCFFEAHVKREISKMESKGCVAEIIADQRLIELRDIVHKKVVNCTINGSNKDKVRLTDLNKVKILFPPCMGYLYSNLKINHRLSHHARFNLSLFLKDIGMSLNESISFWQEEYSKPSKCGGKCSHSWQKNGPKYIYSIRHLYGLEGKRANYCSPSCSKIQNNNLGPSEEGGCPFLTFDHCRLKNSLDPSVVQNQEDFEKVLFLTSQSKPMAACKFYRKTLMKTASVTSLTDKEHKTPVEYFVILHKHFSLDFR; translated from the exons atgaaaaacaatg ttcctTTTGAAATGTGCGTGAGTTTGGTGGCAAAAAGAGAACTAGAGTTAGAGAAAGGAAAAATAATAGTACCATGCGGGAAGTGGAAACAGTTCTTACGGTGCTTCTTTGAGGCACATGTGAAACGGGAAATAAGTAAAATGGAATCAAAAGGCTGTGTTGCAGAGATAATCGCTGATCAGCGGTTGATTGAACTCAGGGATATTGTACACAAGAAGGTTGTAAACTGTACAATTAATGGCTCAAACAAAGATAAAGTAAGGTTAACTGACCTCAacaaggtaaaaatattattcccTCCCTGTATGGGATATTTGTATAGCAACTTAAAGATCAACCACAGATTGAGCCATCATGCTCGCTTCAACCTCTCATTATTTCTTAAAGACATAGGAATGTCACTCAATGAATCCATATCATTCTGGCAGGAAGAATACTCTAAACCAAGCAAGTGCGGAGGGAAATGTTCCCATTCCTGGCAGAAGAACGGACCCAAGTACATTTACAGTATCAGGCACCTGTATGGCTTGGAGGGAAAGAGAGCCAACTACTGTTCACCATCTTGTTCAAAAATTCAG AATAACAACCTTGGACCATCAGAAGAAGGAGGTTGTCCTTTCTTGACCTTTGATCACTGCAGGTTGAAGAACTCTTTGGATCCAAGTGTAGTGCAGAACCAGGaagattttgaaaaagttttgttCCTAACTTCTCAAAGTAAACCAATGGCAGCTTGTAAGTTTTACCGAAAAACTCTCATGAAGACAGCTAGTGTAACATCCCTCACTGATAAAGAGCACAAGACTCCAGTTGAATATTTTGTGATACTACACAAACATTTCAGTTTAGATTTTAGATAG
- the LOC124362501 gene encoding DNA primase large subunit-like isoform X1: MLYIKPPRGDIQLCELQECVITRINYFLLRYQQDPAVSKNDLKFEYLQIGTALDRIGHFILRLLSLESQLVKEFIISSEATFTIERLEFLSSDQIVQLIKTTIRHIDEVGEPSKSDTLWNTQIKYIFNKIKSAFKSAHIRDFNHDILCTAYVLKIPFEMCVSLVAKRELELEKGKIIVPCGKWKQFLRCFFEAHVKREISKMESKGCVAEIIADQRLIELRDIVHKKVVNCTINGSNKDKVRLTDLNKVKILFPPCMGYLYSNLKINHRLSHHARFNLSLFLKDIGMSLNESISFWQEEYSKPSKCGGKCSHSWQKNGPKYIYSIRHLYGLEGKRANYCSPSCSKIQNNNLGPSEEGGCPFLTFDHCRLKNSLDPSVVQNQEDFEKVLFLTSQSKPMAACKFYRKTLMKTASVTSLTDKEHKTPVEYFVILHKHFSLDFR; this comes from the exons ATGCTGTACATCAAACCACCCAGAGGAGATATTCAACTCTGTGAACTCCAGGAGTGTGTTATCACTCGCATCAATTACTTCTTACTCAGATATCAGCAAGATCCAGCTGTGTCgaaaaatgatttgaaatttgagTATTTGCAAATAGGAACAGCACTTGATAGAATAGGacattttattttgag GTTGTTATCACTCGAGTCACAACTGGTAAAGGAATTCATTATATCATCTGAAGCAACTTTTACCATTGAGAGATTGGAATTTCTGTCATCAGATCAAATAGTGCAGctaataaaaacaactataagGCATATTGACGAAGTTGGTGAACCATCCAAGAGTGATACACTATGGAATAcccaaatcaaatatatttttaataagattaaatCTGCTTTCAAAAGTGCACACATTAGAGATTTCAACCATGACATTTTATGTACTGCATAcgttttaaaaa ttcctTTTGAAATGTGCGTGAGTTTGGTGGCAAAAAGAGAACTAGAGTTAGAGAAAGGAAAAATAATAGTACCATGCGGGAAGTGGAAACAGTTCTTACGGTGCTTCTTTGAGGCACATGTGAAACGGGAAATAAGTAAAATGGAATCAAAAGGCTGTGTTGCAGAGATAATCGCTGATCAGCGGTTGATTGAACTCAGGGATATTGTACACAAGAAGGTTGTAAACTGTACAATTAATGGCTCAAACAAAGATAAAGTAAGGTTAACTGACCTCAacaaggtaaaaatattattcccTCCCTGTATGGGATATTTGTATAGCAACTTAAAGATCAACCACAGATTGAGCCATCATGCTCGCTTCAACCTCTCATTATTTCTTAAAGACATAGGAATGTCACTCAATGAATCCATATCATTCTGGCAGGAAGAATACTCTAAACCAAGCAAGTGCGGAGGGAAATGTTCCCATTCCTGGCAGAAGAACGGACCCAAGTACATTTACAGTATCAGGCACCTGTATGGCTTGGAGGGAAAGAGAGCCAACTACTGTTCACCATCTTGTTCAAAAATTCAG AATAACAACCTTGGACCATCAGAAGAAGGAGGTTGTCCTTTCTTGACCTTTGATCACTGCAGGTTGAAGAACTCTTTGGATCCAAGTGTAGTGCAGAACCAGGaagattttgaaaaagttttgttCCTAACTTCTCAAAGTAAACCAATGGCAGCTTGTAAGTTTTACCGAAAAACTCTCATGAAGACAGCTAGTGTAACATCCCTCACTGATAAAGAGCACAAGACTCCAGTTGAATATTTTGTGATACTACACAAACATTTCAGTTTAGATTTTAGATAG